A single Blastococcus colisei DNA region contains:
- a CDS encoding bifunctional [glutamine synthetase] adenylyltransferase/[glutamine synthetase]-adenylyl-L-tyrosine phosphorylase, protein MTTPETEIPRRAVVRLIRFGFEDGARAALLLSDPALGLWDLERNEPADPEAGPVVAALARAGDPDLALRSLHRLVEALDSTDSSGEAAAALLAHLRGSGLLRSRLLSVLGASSGLADHLAAHPGDWTALEDDGEGIFRGSTGPSAQELQRRMLAAVGADPDDPPWGVRLGKAAPDASAERIRQLRLAYRRAILSLAGRDLGEGLPAEEAAAELADIAAAVLTAGLALAVAEQPASAAPCRLAVIALGKTGGRELNYVSDVDVVFVAEPVHPSDSESAALSSATRVAAALMRICHEAAWEVDAALRPEGKAGALVRTLAGHQAYYEQWASTWEFQALLKMRPVAGDPDLGRAYVEVLWPLVWKAGDRPGFVGEVQAMRRRVEANIPPAQAERELKLGRGGLRDVEFAVQLLQMVHGRADASLRVGGTLPALQALSAGGYVGREDAATLIASYRFLRTVEHRLQLLRLRRTHLLPTDEQQLRWLARSLGYKPDHRGEAVDVLDAEMNLHTREVRRLHEKLFYRPLLSAVARVPGEHLQLGSKAAGDWLRALGFADPDGALRHLAALTGGVSRSASMQKYLLPVLLQTFASCPNPDAGLLAYRQVSEALGGNQWYLRLLRDEGQVAERLAHLLGSSQFVASLLTRTPEALRLLADDEQLEPRDAAALAGAWRQAAGRAPDPESGIRVLRGLRRHELLRVAAADLLGRLDVVRLGQALTDIAAATLQVGLDVAVRAHALEAGLDAADLPMDMAVIGMGRLGGRELGFGSDADVLFVHRPRAVGGGGAGGGAADEGKAASAANAVAHTLRRLLSEPGPDPAFEVDADLRPEGRQGALVRSLSAFREYYERWVSVWEVQALLRAVPVAGDPQLGADFVTMIDPIRYPEGGLTDEQVAEIRRIKARVERERLPRGADPATHTKLGRGGLADVEWTAQLLQLQHAAEIPALRVQPTGEALHALGDADLLDREDGEALRAAWELAARARNAIFLVRGRASDQLPRPGLELAGVARACGYGPDMDPGQFLDDYRRTSRHARSVVERVFYGQRAAGRT, encoded by the coding sequence GTGACGACCCCCGAGACGGAGATCCCGCGGCGGGCGGTCGTCCGGCTGATCCGCTTCGGGTTCGAGGACGGCGCCCGTGCCGCGCTGCTCCTGTCGGACCCGGCGCTGGGCCTCTGGGACCTCGAACGCAACGAGCCGGCCGACCCGGAGGCCGGTCCGGTGGTGGCCGCACTGGCCCGGGCCGGCGACCCCGACCTGGCCCTGCGGTCGCTGCACCGCCTGGTGGAGGCGCTGGACTCGACCGACTCCTCCGGGGAGGCCGCCGCCGCGCTCCTGGCGCACCTGCGCGGATCCGGCCTGTTGCGCAGCCGGCTGCTGTCGGTGCTGGGCGCGAGCTCCGGGCTGGCCGATCACCTCGCCGCCCACCCCGGCGACTGGACCGCCCTCGAGGACGACGGGGAGGGGATCTTCCGCGGCTCCACCGGGCCGTCGGCCCAGGAGCTGCAGCGGCGGATGCTGGCCGCCGTGGGCGCCGACCCGGACGACCCGCCCTGGGGGGTCCGGCTCGGCAAGGCGGCCCCCGACGCCTCGGCGGAGCGGATCCGGCAGCTCCGGCTGGCCTACCGCCGGGCCATCCTGTCGCTGGCCGGCCGCGACCTGGGGGAGGGGTTGCCGGCGGAGGAGGCCGCCGCCGAGCTCGCCGACATCGCCGCCGCCGTCCTGACCGCGGGGCTGGCCTTGGCCGTGGCCGAGCAGCCGGCGTCGGCCGCGCCGTGCCGCCTGGCCGTCATCGCACTCGGCAAGACCGGCGGCCGCGAGCTGAACTACGTCAGCGACGTCGACGTCGTCTTCGTCGCCGAGCCCGTCCACCCCAGCGATTCCGAGAGCGCGGCCCTGTCCAGCGCGACCCGGGTGGCCGCGGCCCTGATGCGGATCTGCCACGAGGCGGCGTGGGAGGTCGACGCCGCGCTGCGCCCGGAGGGCAAGGCCGGCGCGCTGGTCCGGACCCTTGCCGGGCACCAGGCCTACTACGAGCAGTGGGCCAGCACGTGGGAGTTCCAGGCCCTGCTGAAGATGCGGCCGGTCGCCGGGGATCCCGACCTCGGCCGGGCCTACGTCGAGGTGCTCTGGCCGCTGGTGTGGAAGGCCGGCGACCGGCCGGGCTTCGTGGGTGAGGTCCAGGCCATGCGCCGCCGGGTGGAAGCCAACATCCCGCCCGCCCAGGCCGAGCGCGAGCTCAAGCTCGGCCGCGGCGGGCTGCGCGACGTCGAGTTCGCCGTCCAGCTCCTGCAGATGGTCCACGGCCGGGCGGACGCGTCGCTGCGGGTCGGCGGCACGCTGCCGGCACTGCAGGCGCTCTCGGCCGGCGGCTACGTGGGCCGGGAGGACGCCGCGACCCTCATCGCGTCCTACCGCTTCCTGCGCACCGTCGAGCACCGGCTGCAGCTGCTCCGGCTGCGCCGGACCCATCTGCTGCCCACCGACGAGCAGCAGCTGCGCTGGCTGGCGCGCTCCCTCGGCTACAAGCCCGACCACCGCGGGGAGGCGGTGGACGTCCTGGACGCCGAGATGAACCTGCACACCCGCGAGGTCCGCCGGTTGCACGAGAAGCTCTTCTACCGGCCGCTGCTCTCGGCGGTCGCCCGCGTCCCCGGTGAGCACCTGCAGCTCGGCTCCAAGGCGGCGGGGGACTGGCTGCGCGCCCTCGGCTTCGCCGACCCCGACGGCGCCCTGCGCCACCTGGCCGCCCTCACCGGCGGGGTGTCCCGCTCGGCGTCGATGCAGAAGTACCTGCTGCCGGTGCTGCTCCAGACCTTCGCGTCCTGCCCGAACCCGGATGCGGGGCTGCTCGCCTACCGGCAGGTCAGCGAGGCGCTCGGCGGCAACCAGTGGTACCTGCGCCTGCTGCGTGACGAGGGGCAGGTCGCCGAGCGGCTCGCGCACCTGCTCGGGTCCAGCCAGTTCGTCGCCTCCCTGCTGACCCGCACGCCCGAGGCGCTGCGCCTGCTGGCCGACGACGAGCAGCTCGAGCCCCGCGACGCCGCGGCGCTGGCCGGTGCCTGGCGGCAGGCCGCCGGGCGCGCCCCGGACCCGGAGTCCGGGATCCGGGTGCTGCGCGGCCTGCGCCGGCACGAGCTGCTCCGGGTCGCCGCCGCCGACCTGCTCGGCCGGCTGGACGTGGTCCGGCTGGGGCAGGCGCTGACCGACATCGCGGCCGCCACCCTGCAGGTCGGCCTGGACGTCGCGGTCCGGGCGCACGCGCTGGAGGCCGGCCTCGATGCCGCCGATCTGCCCATGGACATGGCGGTGATCGGCATGGGCCGGCTCGGCGGGCGCGAGCTGGGTTTCGGCTCGGACGCCGACGTGCTGTTCGTCCACCGCCCGCGGGCGGTCGGGGGCGGTGGGGCGGGAGGAGGCGCAGCCGACGAGGGGAAGGCGGCCTCGGCGGCCAACGCCGTCGCCCACACCCTCCGGCGGCTGCTGAGCGAGCCCGGGCCCGATCCGGCGTTCGAGGTGGACGCCGACCTGCGTCCCGAGGGCCGGCAGGGTGCGCTCGTGCGCAGTCTCTCGGCCTTCCGCGAGTACTACGAGCGGTGGGTGTCGGTCTGGGAGGTGCAGGCGCTGCTGCGCGCCGTCCCGGTCGCCGGTGACCCGCAACTGGGCGCCGACTTCGTCACCATGATCGACCCGATCCGCTACCCGGAGGGCGGCCTCACCGACGAGCAGGTCGCCGAGATCCGCCGGATCAAGGCTCGCGTGGAGCGGGAGCGGCTGCCGCGCGGAGCCGATCCGGCCACGCACACGAAGCTCGGCCGGGGCGGCCTGGCCGACGTCGAGTGGACCGCCCAGCTCCTCCAGCTGCAGCACGCCGCCGAGATCCCGGCGCTGCGGGTGCAGCCGACGGGCGAGGCGCTGCACGCCCTGGGGGACGCCGACCTGCTCGATCGCGAGGACGGCGAGGCGCTGCGCGCGGCGTGGGAACTGGCCGCCCGTGCGCGCAACGCCATCTTCCTGGTGCGCGGGCGGGCCAGCGATCAGCTTCCCCGGCCCGGGCTGGAACTGGCCGGCGTCGCCCGCGCCTGCGGCTACGGCCCGGACATGGATCCCGGACAGTTCCTCGACGACTACCGGCGCACCTCGCGGCACGCCCGGAGCGTCGTCGAGCGGGTGTTCTACGGGCAGCGGGCGGCCGGCCGAACCTGA